A window of the Halichoerus grypus chromosome 2, mHalGry1.hap1.1, whole genome shotgun sequence genome harbors these coding sequences:
- the ERN1 gene encoding serine/threonine-protein kinase/endoribonuclease IRE1 isoform X6, which translates to MYDTKTRELRWNATYFDYAASLPEDDGDYKMSHFVSNGDGLVVTVDSESGDVLWIQNYASPVVAFYVWQREGLKKVMHINVAVETLRYLTFMSGEVGRITKWKYPFPKETEAKSKLTPTLYVGKYSTSLYASPSMVHEGVAVVPRGSTLPLLEGPQTDGVTIGDKGECVITPSTDLKFDPGLKGKNKLNYLRNYWLLIGHHETPLSASTKMLERFPNNLPKHRENVIPADSEKKSFEEVINLVDQTSENAPTTVSQDVEEKYEHAPAKPEAPVDSMLKDIATIILSTFLLIGWVAFIITYPLSMHQQQQLQHQQFQKELEKIQLLQQQLPFPPSGDMAQDAELLDSSGLYSESSGTSSPSTSPRASNHSLHSTGSASKAGTSPFLEQDDEDEETSMVIVGKISFCPKDVLGHGAEGTIVYRGMFDNRDVAVKRILPECFSFADREVQLLRESDEHPNVIRYFCTERDRQFQYIAIELCAATLQEYVEQKDFAHLGLEPITLLQQTTSGLAHLHSLNIVHRDLKPHNILLSMPNAHGRTKAMISDFGLCKKLAVGRHSFSRRSGVPGTEGWIAPEMLSEDCKDNPTYTVDIFSAGCVFYYVISEGSHPFGKSLQRQANILLGAYSLDCLHPEKHEDVIARELIEKMIAMDPQKRPSAKHVLKHPFFWSLEKQLQFFQDVSDRIEKESLDGPIVKQLERGGRAVVKMDWRENITVPLQTDLRKFRTYKGGSVRDLLRAMRNKKHHYRELPAEVRETLGSLPDDFVRYFTSRFPHLLSHTYRAMEPCGHERLFQPYYFHEPPGPRPPLTPDTL; encoded by the exons ATGTACGACACCAAAACCCGTGAGCTCCGGTGGAACGCCACCTACTTCGACTACGCCGCCTCTCTGCCCGAGGACGACGGGGACTACA AGATGTCCCACTTTGTGTCCAACGGCGACGGGCTGGTGGTGACCGTGGACAGTGAATCCGGCGACGTCCTGTGGATCCAAAACTACGCTTCCCCCGTGGTGGCCTTTTATGTCTGGCAGAGGGAGGGTCTGAAGAAGGTGATGCACATCAACGTCGCCGTGGAGACCCTGCGCTACCTGACCTTCATGTCTGGGGAGGTGGGCCGCATCACCAAGTGGAAGTACCCGTTCCCCAAGGAGACGGAGGCCAAGAGCAAGCTGAC GCCCACCCTGTATGTTGGGAAATACTCTACCAGCCTGTATGCCTCCCCCTCCATGGTCCACGAGGGGGTCGCCGTCGTG CCCCGAGGCAGCACTCTTCCTTTGCTGGAAGGCCCCCAAACCGACGGGGTCACCATTGGGGACAAAGGGGAGTGTGTGATCACGCCCAGCACAGACCTCAAGTTTGACCCTGGGCTCAAAGGGAAGAACAAGCTCAACTACCTGAGGAACTACTGGCTTCTGATCG GACACCATGAAACCCCCCTGTCTGCGTCTACCAAGATGCTGGAGAGATTCCCCAACAACCTGCCCAAACATCGGGAAAACGTGATTCCTGCCGATTCAGAGAAGAAGAGCTTTGAGGAA GTTATCAACCTGGTTGACCAGACTTCAGAAAACGCGCCTACCACCGTTTCACAGGATGTGGAAGAGAAATACGAGCATGCCCCTGCCAAGCCCGAGGCCCCCGTGGACTCCATGCTCAAGGACATTGCCACCATCATCCTGAGCACCTTCCTGCTCATCGGCTGGGTGGCCTTCATCATCACCTACCCCTTG agcatgcatcagcagcagcagctccagcACCAGCAGTTCCAGAAGGAACTAGAGAAAATCCAGCTCCTACAACAGCAGCTGCCCTTCCCTCCATCTGGAGACATGGCTCAAGATGCTGAGCTCTTGGACTCGTCCGGCCTGTACTCTGAGAGCTCGGGCACCAGCAGCCCCAGCACGTCCCCCAGAGCCTCCAACCACTCACTGCACTCCACTGGCTCGGCCTCCAAGGCTGgcaccagccccttcctggaGCAGGACGATGAGG atgaggaaaccagcaTGGTGATAgttgggaagatttcattctgtcCCAAGGACGTGCTGGGTCACGGAGCTGAGGGCACGATTGTGTACCG GGGCATGTTTGACAACCGCGATGTGGCCGTCAAGAGGATCCTCCCCGAGTGTTTCAGTTTCGCGGACCGCGAAGTCCAGCTGCTTCGAGAATCAGATGAGCACCCCAACGTGATCCGTTACTTCTGCACAGAGAGGGACCGGCAGTTCCAGTACATTGCCATCGAGCTGTGTGCAGCCACCCTGCAGGag TACGTGGAGCAGAAGGACTTTGCCCACCTCGGCCTGGAGCCCATCACCTTGCTGCAGCAGACCACCTCGGGCCTGGCCCACCTGCACTCCCTCAACATTG TTCACAGAGACCTGAAGCCCCACAACATTCTCCTCTCCATGCCCAACGCGCATGGCAGGACCAAGGCCATGATCTCGGACTTCGGTCTCTGCAAGAAGCTGGCGGTAGGCCGGCACAGTTTCAGCCGCCGCTCAGGAGTGCCGGGCACAGAAGGCTGGATCGCTCCAGAGATGTTGAGCGAAGACTGCAAGGACAACCCG ACCTACACAGTGGACATCTTCTCTGCAGGCTGTGTCTTTTACTACGTGATCTCGGAGGGCAGCCACCCTTTTGGCAAGTCCCTGCAGCGGCAGGCCAACATCCTCCTGGGTGCCTACAGCCTCGACTGCTTGCACCCCGAGAAGCACG AAGATGTCATTGCCCGGGAATTAATAGAGAAGATGATCGCGATGGATCCTCAGAAACGCCCGTCCGCAAAGCACGTGCTGAAACATCCGTTCTTCTGGAGCCTGGAAAAGCAGCTCCAGTTCTTTCAG GACGTGAGTGACCGAATAGAAAAGGAGTCCCTGGACGGCCCGATAGTGAAGCAGCTGGAGCGAGGCGGGAGAGCTGTGGTGAAGATGGACTGGAGGGAAAACATCACCGTCCCCCTGCAGACAG ATCTGCGGAAATTCAGAACCTATAAAGGTGGCTCCGTTCGAGACCTCCTCCGAGCCATGAGAAACAAG AAGCACCACTACCGGGAGCTCCCCGCGGAGGTGCGGGAGACGCTGGGCTCCCTCCCTGACGACTTCGTGCGCTACTTCACGTCCCgcttcccccacctcctctcccacaCCTACCGGGCCATGGAGCCGTGCGGCCACGAGCGGCTCTTCCAGCCCTACTACTTCCACGAGCCCCCAGGGCCCCGGCCTCCATTGACTCCAGACACCCTTTGA
- the ERN1 gene encoding serine/threonine-protein kinase/endoribonuclease IRE1 isoform X4 yields the protein MGKKQDIWYVIDLLTGEKQQTLSSAFADSLCPSTSLLYLGRTEYTITMYDTKTRELRWNATYFDYAASLPEDDGDYKMSHFVSNGDGLVVTVDSESGDVLWIQNYASPVVAFYVWQREGLKKVMHINVAVETLRYLTFMSGEVGRITKWKYPFPKETEAKSKLTPTLYVGKYSTSLYASPSMVHEGVAVVPRGSTLPLLEGPQTDGVTIGDKGECVITPSTDLKFDPGLKGKNKLNYLRNYWLLIGHHETPLSASTKMLERFPNNLPKHRENVIPADSEKKSFEEVINLVDQTSENAPTTVSQDVEEKYEHAPAKPEAPVDSMLKDIATIILSTFLLIGWVAFIITYPLSMHQQQQLQHQQFQKELEKIQLLQQQLPFPPSGDMAQDAELLDSSGLYSESSGTSSPSTSPRASNHSLHSTGSASKAGTSPFLEQDDEDEETSMVIVGKISFCPKDVLGHGAEGTIVYRGMFDNRDVAVKRILPECFSFADREVQLLRESDEHPNVIRYFCTERDRQFQYIAIELCAATLQEYVEQKDFAHLGLEPITLLQQTTSGLAHLHSLNIVHRDLKPHNILLSMPNAHGRTKAMISDFGLCKKLAVGRHSFSRRSGVPGTEGWIAPEMLSEDCKDNPTYTVDIFSAGCVFYYVISEGSHPFGKSLQRQANILLGAYSLDCLHPEKHEDVIARELIEKMIAMDPQKRPSAKHVLKHPFFWSLEKQLQFFQDVSDRIEKESLDGPIVKQLERGGRAVVKMDWRENITVPLQTDLRKFRTYKGGSVRDLLRAMRNKKHHYRELPAEVRETLGSLPDDFVRYFTSRFPHLLSHTYRAMEPCGHERLFQPYYFHEPPGPRPPLTPDTL from the exons GTAAAAAGCAGGACATTTGGTACGTTATTGACCTTCTGACCGGGGAGAAGCAGCAGACTCTGTCATCGGCCTTTGCAGAcagcctctgcccttccacctctCTGCTGTATCTTGGGCGAACGG AGTACACCATCACCATGTACGACACCAAAACCCGTGAGCTCCGGTGGAACGCCACCTACTTCGACTACGCCGCCTCTCTGCCCGAGGACGACGGGGACTACA AGATGTCCCACTTTGTGTCCAACGGCGACGGGCTGGTGGTGACCGTGGACAGTGAATCCGGCGACGTCCTGTGGATCCAAAACTACGCTTCCCCCGTGGTGGCCTTTTATGTCTGGCAGAGGGAGGGTCTGAAGAAGGTGATGCACATCAACGTCGCCGTGGAGACCCTGCGCTACCTGACCTTCATGTCTGGGGAGGTGGGCCGCATCACCAAGTGGAAGTACCCGTTCCCCAAGGAGACGGAGGCCAAGAGCAAGCTGAC GCCCACCCTGTATGTTGGGAAATACTCTACCAGCCTGTATGCCTCCCCCTCCATGGTCCACGAGGGGGTCGCCGTCGTG CCCCGAGGCAGCACTCTTCCTTTGCTGGAAGGCCCCCAAACCGACGGGGTCACCATTGGGGACAAAGGGGAGTGTGTGATCACGCCCAGCACAGACCTCAAGTTTGACCCTGGGCTCAAAGGGAAGAACAAGCTCAACTACCTGAGGAACTACTGGCTTCTGATCG GACACCATGAAACCCCCCTGTCTGCGTCTACCAAGATGCTGGAGAGATTCCCCAACAACCTGCCCAAACATCGGGAAAACGTGATTCCTGCCGATTCAGAGAAGAAGAGCTTTGAGGAA GTTATCAACCTGGTTGACCAGACTTCAGAAAACGCGCCTACCACCGTTTCACAGGATGTGGAAGAGAAATACGAGCATGCCCCTGCCAAGCCCGAGGCCCCCGTGGACTCCATGCTCAAGGACATTGCCACCATCATCCTGAGCACCTTCCTGCTCATCGGCTGGGTGGCCTTCATCATCACCTACCCCTTG agcatgcatcagcagcagcagctccagcACCAGCAGTTCCAGAAGGAACTAGAGAAAATCCAGCTCCTACAACAGCAGCTGCCCTTCCCTCCATCTGGAGACATGGCTCAAGATGCTGAGCTCTTGGACTCGTCCGGCCTGTACTCTGAGAGCTCGGGCACCAGCAGCCCCAGCACGTCCCCCAGAGCCTCCAACCACTCACTGCACTCCACTGGCTCGGCCTCCAAGGCTGgcaccagccccttcctggaGCAGGACGATGAGG atgaggaaaccagcaTGGTGATAgttgggaagatttcattctgtcCCAAGGACGTGCTGGGTCACGGAGCTGAGGGCACGATTGTGTACCG GGGCATGTTTGACAACCGCGATGTGGCCGTCAAGAGGATCCTCCCCGAGTGTTTCAGTTTCGCGGACCGCGAAGTCCAGCTGCTTCGAGAATCAGATGAGCACCCCAACGTGATCCGTTACTTCTGCACAGAGAGGGACCGGCAGTTCCAGTACATTGCCATCGAGCTGTGTGCAGCCACCCTGCAGGag TACGTGGAGCAGAAGGACTTTGCCCACCTCGGCCTGGAGCCCATCACCTTGCTGCAGCAGACCACCTCGGGCCTGGCCCACCTGCACTCCCTCAACATTG TTCACAGAGACCTGAAGCCCCACAACATTCTCCTCTCCATGCCCAACGCGCATGGCAGGACCAAGGCCATGATCTCGGACTTCGGTCTCTGCAAGAAGCTGGCGGTAGGCCGGCACAGTTTCAGCCGCCGCTCAGGAGTGCCGGGCACAGAAGGCTGGATCGCTCCAGAGATGTTGAGCGAAGACTGCAAGGACAACCCG ACCTACACAGTGGACATCTTCTCTGCAGGCTGTGTCTTTTACTACGTGATCTCGGAGGGCAGCCACCCTTTTGGCAAGTCCCTGCAGCGGCAGGCCAACATCCTCCTGGGTGCCTACAGCCTCGACTGCTTGCACCCCGAGAAGCACG AAGATGTCATTGCCCGGGAATTAATAGAGAAGATGATCGCGATGGATCCTCAGAAACGCCCGTCCGCAAAGCACGTGCTGAAACATCCGTTCTTCTGGAGCCTGGAAAAGCAGCTCCAGTTCTTTCAG GACGTGAGTGACCGAATAGAAAAGGAGTCCCTGGACGGCCCGATAGTGAAGCAGCTGGAGCGAGGCGGGAGAGCTGTGGTGAAGATGGACTGGAGGGAAAACATCACCGTCCCCCTGCAGACAG ATCTGCGGAAATTCAGAACCTATAAAGGTGGCTCCGTTCGAGACCTCCTCCGAGCCATGAGAAACAAG AAGCACCACTACCGGGAGCTCCCCGCGGAGGTGCGGGAGACGCTGGGCTCCCTCCCTGACGACTTCGTGCGCTACTTCACGTCCCgcttcccccacctcctctcccacaCCTACCGGGCCATGGAGCCGTGCGGCCACGAGCGGCTCTTCCAGCCCTACTACTTCCACGAGCCCCCAGGGCCCCGGCCTCCATTGACTCCAGACACCCTTTGA